The following coding sequences lie in one Montipora foliosa isolate CH-2021 chromosome 11, ASM3666993v2, whole genome shotgun sequence genomic window:
- the LOC137974889 gene encoding uncharacterized protein — protein sequence MDADMQQGSHDSTSINCYFHNISPVKTASTSNKKYFNCIVQCSDKSVRAVCYSPEKRAELHALASTRSPVKLDNYKRPNNRDDDFVITKFTKIVPIDKKEIDFSFSEELTTTATEKPLNISAIQKVAAEQLISIKAKVVSLSGTKVQSTRYGQLKKQDVVLADPTAHFKLVLWGDYVDTLQLNKTYALNNVRVKFTKYEHYLNSPKNEEMKATEVTPYTVPLVEYKDEVGSSSTVNGIILGAQQTSKSLCCISCQKRTVNITTTDKAVCQSCNLIQLPTTCKAN from the exons ATGGATGCTGATATGCAACAAGGCTCTCACG ATTCCACAAGCATAAACTGCTATTTTCACAACATCTCGCCTGTCAAAACAGCATCCACATCCAACAAAAAGTACTTCAACTGCATCGTTCAGTGTAGTGACAAATCAGTAAGAGCAGTATGTTACTCACCAGAAAAAAGAGCGGAGTTACATGCACTTGCATCAACTAGAAGTCCTGTTAAACTTGACAACTACAAGCGACCCAATAATAGAGATGATGATTTTGTGATAACAAAATTCACTAAAATCGTACCAATAGACAAGAAGGAAATTGACTTTTCCTTCTCAGAAGAACTCACAACCACTGCAACTGAAAAACCACTTAATATATCAGCAATTCAGAAAGTAGCAGCTGAGCAATTGATATCTATAAAAGCAAAAGTTGTCAGCCTGTCAGGAACTAAAGTTCAGTCAACCAGATATGGCCAACTTAAAAAGCAAGACGTCGTTTTAGCTGACCCAACAGCTCACTTCAAACTCGTACTTTGGGGAGACTACGTGGACACTCTCCAACTCAACAAAACTTATGCTTTAAACAATGTCAGAGTAAAGTTTACAAAATATGAACACTACCTCAATAGTCcaaagaatgaagaaatgaaagcaACAGAAGTTACACCATACACCGTACCCCTTGTTGAGTACAAAGATGAAGTTGGCTCATCATCCACAGTAAATGGAATAATTTTAGGTGCTCAACAGACTTCCAAATCTCTGTGCTGTATTTCCTGTCAGAAACGAACTGTTAACATCACCACAACTGACAAAGCTGTCTGCCAGTCTTGCAACTTAATCCAGTTACCCACAACCTGCAAAGCAAACTAG